From the Thermococcus guaymasensis DSM 11113 genome, one window contains:
- the aspS gene encoding aspartate--tRNA(Asn) ligase yields MYRTHYSSEITEELNGQRVKVAGWVWEVKDLGGIKFLWLKDREGIVQITAPKKKVDPEIFKLIPKLKGEDVVAVEGIVNFTPKAKLGFEILPEKLEVLNRAESPLPLDPTGKVKAELDTRLDNRFMDLRKPEVMAIFKIRSSVFKAIRDFFHENGFIEIHTPKIIATATEGGTELFPMKYFEKDAFLAQSPQLYKQIMMASGLDRVYEIAPIFRAEEHNTTRHLNEAWSVDAEMAFIENEEEVMGLLERLVAHAINYVREHNAKELETLNFELEEPKLPFPRLSYDRALEILADLGKEIPWGEDIDTEGEKLLGKYMMENENALLYFIYKYPSEAKPFYIMKYDDKPEICRAFDLEYRGVEITSGGQREHRYDVLVEQIREKGLNPATFEFYLKAFRYGMPPHGGFGLGAERLIKQMLDLPNIREVILFPRDRKRLVP; encoded by the coding sequence ATGTACAGGACGCATTACTCAAGCGAGATAACCGAGGAGCTCAACGGCCAGCGCGTTAAAGTGGCCGGCTGGGTGTGGGAAGTCAAGGATCTGGGCGGAATAAAGTTCCTCTGGCTCAAGGACAGGGAGGGGATAGTCCAGATTACGGCTCCAAAGAAGAAGGTTGACCCCGAGATATTCAAGCTCATCCCGAAGCTCAAGGGCGAGGACGTTGTGGCCGTTGAGGGAATCGTCAACTTCACCCCGAAGGCAAAGCTCGGCTTCGAAATCCTCCCGGAGAAGCTCGAAGTCCTCAACAGGGCCGAGAGTCCGCTCCCGCTTGACCCGACGGGGAAGGTAAAGGCAGAGCTCGACACGCGCCTCGACAACCGCTTCATGGATCTCAGGAAGCCAGAGGTAATGGCCATCTTCAAGATACGCTCCAGCGTTTTCAAGGCGATCAGGGATTTCTTCCACGAGAACGGCTTCATAGAGATACACACCCCGAAGATCATCGCCACCGCGACCGAAGGCGGAACCGAGCTCTTCCCGATGAAGTACTTCGAGAAAGATGCATTCCTCGCCCAGAGCCCCCAGCTCTACAAGCAGATAATGATGGCGAGCGGCCTCGACAGGGTCTATGAGATTGCCCCGATATTCCGCGCCGAGGAGCACAACACGACCAGGCACCTCAACGAGGCGTGGAGCGTTGATGCCGAGATGGCCTTCATCGAGAACGAGGAGGAGGTTATGGGGCTCCTTGAGAGGCTCGTCGCCCACGCGATAAACTACGTCCGCGAGCACAACGCGAAGGAGCTTGAGACCCTCAACTTCGAGCTGGAGGAGCCAAAGCTCCCGTTCCCGAGGCTCAGCTATGACAGGGCCCTTGAAATCCTCGCCGACCTCGGTAAGGAAATCCCCTGGGGCGAGGACATAGACACCGAGGGTGAAAAGCTCCTTGGGAAGTACATGATGGAGAACGAAAACGCTCTGCTCTACTTCATATACAAGTATCCGAGCGAGGCGAAGCCGTTCTACATAATGAAGTACGACGACAAGCCTGAAATCTGCAGGGCCTTCGACCTCGAGTACAGAGGCGTTGAGATAACCTCCGGTGGCCAGAGGGAGCACCGCTACGACGTCCTCGTCGAGCAGATAAGGGAGAAGGGCCTCAACCCTGCTACCTTCGAGTTCTACCTCAAGGCCTTCCGCTACGGAATGCCGCCCCACGGAGGCTTTGGCCTTGGTGCAGAGAGGCTCATAAAGCAGATGCTCGACCTGCCGAACATTAGGGAGGTAATCCTCTTCCCGAGGGACAGGAAGAGGCTGGTTCCGTGA
- a CDS encoding KH domain-containing protein: MKAPICEVCLKTDDILCPADEKKLQDGIITELDVKVARLLYKLLGDVDVEFKKAVEAGDLIVIVVGKGDVPVVIGKGGKNIKALVKELGKRVRVIEGIGAETTEDIKKLATDLFYPASVFGVNVVYKPGGETYYKILVFGRERKKLPEKPEILESVLSQIIGKEVAISFV, encoded by the coding sequence ATGAAGGCACCGATCTGTGAGGTTTGCCTAAAGACGGACGATATTCTCTGCCCGGCTGACGAGAAGAAGCTCCAAGATGGAATAATCACCGAACTCGACGTTAAGGTCGCGAGACTGCTGTACAAGCTTCTCGGAGACGTTGACGTGGAGTTCAAGAAAGCCGTTGAGGCCGGTGATTTGATCGTCATAGTGGTCGGCAAGGGAGACGTCCCCGTTGTCATAGGAAAGGGTGGAAAGAACATAAAGGCCCTCGTAAAGGAGCTTGGAAAGAGGGTCAGGGTCATAGAGGGCATTGGGGCTGAAACCACCGAGGACATCAAGAAGCTTGCTACCGACCTCTTCTACCCGGCGAGCGTCTTCGGCGTCAACGTCGTTTACAAGCCCGGGGGAGAGACTTATTACAAGATACTCGTCTTTGGCAGGGAAAGGAAGAAGCTTCCGGAGAAACCGGAGATCCTGGAGAGTGTTTTGAGCCAGATAATTGGCAAAGAGGTCGCGATCTCGTTTGTCTGA
- a CDS encoding HD domain-containing protein — translation MNLEEFIPDPKTRALIERTREFARGFFEREGTHGFSHVERVFNLCLHIGREEGADLEILALAALLHDIARPLEDAGKVEDHAAEGARIAKRFLLSLGYPEEKAEAVAHAIEAHRFSRGPEPRTLEAKILSDADKLDAIGAIGIARVFMYSGEHGRDIESSLRHFEEKILKLKDLMYTETARRIADDRHRFTVEFIERIRREIEGEL, via the coding sequence ATGAACCTTGAGGAGTTCATACCGGATCCTAAAACCCGGGCGCTCATAGAGAGGACGCGCGAGTTCGCGAGGGGCTTCTTTGAGAGGGAGGGAACGCACGGCTTCAGCCATGTGGAGAGGGTCTTCAACCTCTGCCTGCACATAGGGAGGGAGGAAGGGGCCGACCTCGAAATTCTCGCTCTGGCCGCGCTCCTCCACGACATAGCGAGGCCCCTTGAGGACGCGGGCAAAGTTGAAGACCACGCCGCAGAGGGAGCAAGGATTGCCAAACGCTTCCTGCTGAGCCTCGGTTATCCAGAGGAGAAGGCCGAGGCGGTTGCCCACGCGATAGAGGCCCACCGCTTTTCAAGGGGCCCGGAGCCGAGGACTCTTGAAGCCAAGATACTCAGCGACGCGGACAAGCTCGACGCGATAGGGGCCATTGGAATCGCGCGCGTGTTTATGTACTCCGGCGAGCACGGAAGGGACATAGAGTCCTCTCTGAGGCACTTCGAAGAGAAAATCCTCAAGCTCAAAGACCTCATGTACACAGAAACCGCAAGGCGCATCGCCGATGACAGACACCGCTTCACGGTCGAGTTCATTGAGAGGATAAGACGGGAGATCGAGGGCGAGCTGTGA
- a CDS encoding glutamate cyclase domain-containing protein, whose product MIAHIINTDIGGRGVLSLYLDYRKRNFRFLENAAEILLDNSERVLVVTGFPIPPMNVPETDGPPGALALSKLITELGGSAEILAHEAVINAMAPLQKSFSVKFTRNPDLPNYDLVIFVETPGRARDGNHYSMSGLRIEGETFDWIAEEARDYGVPTIGIGDGGNEVGMGKIRDLIIKHIPLGERIASTVETDELVVSAVSNWGAYGLIARASLELGENFLADWDEAFVVRLLVENGIIDGVSKRQEVSVDGVPIDVHVALVELLKRVVDSRVG is encoded by the coding sequence ATGATAGCCCACATCATAAACACGGACATTGGTGGCAGGGGGGTACTTTCCCTTTATCTTGATTACCGAAAGCGCAACTTTCGCTTCCTTGAAAACGCGGCGGAAATCCTGCTTGACAACTCCGAAAGAGTTCTGGTGGTAACGGGGTTTCCAATCCCCCCTATGAACGTCCCCGAGACCGATGGTCCCCCTGGAGCACTCGCACTCAGCAAACTTATCACAGAGCTCGGAGGAAGCGCTGAGATCCTCGCTCATGAGGCGGTAATCAACGCCATGGCACCGCTTCAGAAGTCGTTCTCAGTAAAGTTCACACGAAATCCGGACCTTCCAAACTACGATCTCGTGATCTTTGTTGAGACCCCTGGAAGGGCCAGAGACGGAAACCATTATTCCATGTCTGGCCTTAGAATAGAAGGAGAGACTTTTGACTGGATCGCTGAGGAGGCCAGGGACTACGGCGTCCCAACGATTGGAATTGGGGATGGAGGCAACGAGGTAGGGATGGGAAAAATCAGGGATCTGATCATTAAGCACATTCCCCTTGGAGAGAGGATAGCCAGCACCGTTGAGACCGACGAGCTGGTGGTTTCAGCGGTTTCCAATTGGGGGGCCTACGGACTGATAGCACGGGCCTCCCTGGAGCTCGGAGAGAACTTTCTCGCTGACTGGGACGAGGCCTTTGTCGTCAGGCTCCTCGTGGAGAACGGTATCATAGACGGTGTGAGCAAGAGGCAGGAAGTCAGCGTTGATGGGGTTCCCATTGATGTTCACGTCGCCCTTGTAGAGCTTCTGAAGAGAGTCGTCGATTCCAGAGTAGGCTAA
- a CDS encoding TIGR02253 family HAD-type hydrolase has product MIKAVLFDIDHTLLTEMPLIQLFLPQVYEKLSKKFGINKEEARDKFLGEILARRETYEWHDWNFFFRLFDLDLRYEDLLRRYPHKLHVYPDTVPTLEWLKEKGLKLGVVTSGPAYQRLKLELTGLEGYFDAVVTRDDVGAIKPEPKIFLRALEELGVSPREAVMVGDSLRQDIYGGKNVGMKTVWIARDGGEDFHFPDFKIRTLHELRKVLEVV; this is encoded by the coding sequence ATGATAAAGGCTGTGCTCTTTGACATCGATCACACGCTGCTTACCGAGATGCCCCTTATCCAGCTCTTTCTCCCCCAGGTTTATGAGAAGCTCTCGAAGAAATTCGGGATCAACAAGGAGGAAGCGAGAGATAAGTTCCTCGGCGAGATCCTGGCAAGAAGAGAGACCTATGAGTGGCACGACTGGAACTTTTTCTTCAGGCTCTTTGATCTCGATCTGAGGTACGAGGATCTGCTGAGGAGGTATCCCCACAAGCTCCATGTTTACCCCGATACCGTCCCCACCCTCGAATGGTTGAAGGAAAAAGGCCTCAAGCTCGGTGTCGTGACCAGCGGGCCGGCCTACCAGAGGCTTAAACTCGAACTAACCGGTCTGGAGGGGTACTTCGACGCGGTCGTGACGAGAGACGATGTTGGAGCCATAAAACCCGAGCCGAAGATCTTCCTTCGGGCCCTTGAAGAGCTGGGAGTGAGCCCACGGGAAGCCGTTATGGTGGGGGACTCGCTTCGGCAGGACATTTACGGTGGAAAAAACGTCGGAATGAAAACCGTCTGGATAGCAAGGGATGGAGGTGAGGATTTCCACTTCCCCGACTTCAAAATCAGAACGCTTCACGAGCTTAGAAAGGTACTGGAGGTGGTGTAA
- a CDS encoding FtsZ/tubulin family protein codes for MVGFTHVFVGIGGAASKVVNKITVDAVKVTINPGRYLLRTEEYMRRVPLFFSAIPEDSIVWILTEDKPINVEILRLIVNSVPERAIKLAYVFTPARELVEEKKPGWAGLFDTVFYDSLWEFFDDKKPLSEAYDEASGSIARAVSTLIKTLEGQMLINVDYADFFSVIRGGNVGILRLLRSVDLSWHWGIWDRGIVITLAHDDVALKEAHEVLGKFQVILRKKDVIWGMATDREVKSGMEVIALLVREWGEGDDKGCAL; via the coding sequence GTGGTAGGCTTTACGCACGTTTTTGTTGGGATAGGGGGAGCCGCTTCAAAGGTGGTCAATAAGATAACGGTAGACGCAGTTAAGGTTACCATAAACCCCGGAAGATACCTTCTGAGAACCGAGGAGTACATGAGAAGGGTTCCCCTTTTCTTTTCAGCCATCCCAGAGGACTCGATAGTCTGGATCCTAACGGAGGATAAGCCCATCAACGTGGAGATCCTCAGGCTGATAGTCAACAGCGTTCCCGAAAGGGCGATCAAACTTGCCTACGTCTTTACACCCGCAAGGGAGCTCGTGGAAGAGAAGAAGCCGGGATGGGCGGGGCTTTTTGACACGGTTTTCTACGATTCCCTCTGGGAATTCTTCGACGACAAAAAGCCTCTAAGCGAAGCCTACGACGAAGCCTCAGGCTCAATAGCCCGGGCGGTCTCGACCCTGATAAAAACCCTTGAGGGGCAGATGCTCATAAATGTTGACTATGCGGACTTTTTCTCAGTCATCAGAGGAGGGAACGTTGGGATACTTCGGCTCTTAAGGAGCGTTGATCTGAGCTGGCATTGGGGGATCTGGGACAGGGGGATCGTAATAACCCTCGCCCATGACGATGTGGCTTTAAAAGAGGCACACGAAGTTCTCGGAAAGTTTCAGGTGATACTGAGAAAAAAGGACGTCATCTGGGGGATGGCAACTGACAGAGAAGTTAAAAGCGGGATGGAAGTAATAGCACTCCTCGTCAGGGAGTGGGGTGAAGGCGATGATAAAGGCTGTGCTCTTTGA
- the hxlAB gene encoding bifunctional 3-hexulose-6-phosphate synthase/6-phospho-3-hexuloisomerase, whose protein sequence is MILQVALDLTDIEQAISIAEKAARGGAHWLEVGTPLIKKEGMRAVEILKRRFPDRKIVADLKTMDTGALEVEMAARHGADVVSILGVADDKTIKDAVEVARRYGIRVMVDLIGVKDKVKRAKELEKMGVHYILVHTGIDEQAQGKNPLEDLEKVVKAVNVPVAVAGGLNLETIPKVIELGATIIIVGGAITKAKDPEKVTRQIIDLFWGEYMMTIRKAMTDILDHIHNVADSLKLEQVRGFVDAMIGANKIFIYGAGRSGLVGKAFAMRLMHLDFKVYVVGETITPAFEPGDLLIAISGSGETQSIVEAAKIAKDQGGKVAAITSYANSTLGKLADVVVEIPGRTKTDIPTDYIARQMLTKYKWIAPMGTLFEDSTMIFLDGIIALLMATFQKTEKDMRKKHATLE, encoded by the coding sequence ATGATACTCCAGGTTGCCCTTGATTTAACTGACATTGAACAGGCTATTTCTATCGCAGAGAAGGCCGCCCGCGGCGGGGCTCACTGGCTTGAGGTTGGAACTCCCCTCATCAAGAAGGAGGGCATGCGCGCTGTTGAAATCCTCAAGAGGCGCTTCCCGGACAGGAAGATCGTTGCAGACCTCAAGACCATGGACACTGGCGCCCTTGAAGTGGAGATGGCGGCCCGCCACGGTGCAGACGTCGTTTCTATCCTCGGTGTCGCCGATGACAAGACGATAAAGGACGCAGTTGAGGTCGCAAGGCGCTACGGAATCAGGGTGATGGTAGACCTCATCGGTGTCAAGGACAAGGTCAAGCGCGCCAAGGAACTCGAAAAGATGGGCGTGCACTACATCCTCGTCCACACTGGCATAGACGAGCAGGCGCAGGGCAAGAACCCCCTCGAAGACCTTGAAAAGGTAGTCAAGGCCGTGAACGTCCCGGTGGCCGTTGCAGGCGGACTGAACCTTGAGACCATCCCGAAGGTCATTGAGCTGGGTGCGACGATAATCATCGTAGGCGGTGCCATAACAAAGGCAAAAGACCCGGAGAAGGTGACGAGGCAGATAATAGACCTCTTCTGGGGCGAGTATATGATGACGATAAGGAAGGCGATGACCGACATCCTCGACCACATCCACAACGTCGCCGACAGCCTCAAGCTGGAGCAGGTCAGGGGCTTCGTCGATGCAATGATAGGGGCCAACAAGATATTCATCTACGGCGCCGGAAGGAGCGGCCTCGTTGGAAAGGCCTTCGCCATGAGGCTCATGCATCTCGACTTCAAAGTCTACGTCGTTGGCGAGACCATAACGCCGGCCTTTGAACCGGGAGACCTCCTGATAGCAATAAGCGGTTCGGGCGAGACCCAGAGCATAGTCGAGGCCGCCAAGATCGCCAAGGACCAGGGCGGAAAGGTCGCCGCCATAACCTCCTATGCCAACTCGACGCTCGGAAAGCTCGCCGACGTCGTGGTAGAGATACCGGGGAGGACCAAGACGGACATCCCAACGGACTACATAGCGAGGCAGATGCTCACCAAGTACAAGTGGATAGCCCCGATGGGTACCCTCTTCGAGGATTCGACCATGATATTCCTCGACGGCATAATAGCGCTCCTCATGGCGACCTTCCAGAAGACCGAAAAAGACATGAGGAAGAAGCACGCGACCCTCGAATGA